Proteins encoded together in one Miscanthus floridulus cultivar M001 chromosome 16, ASM1932011v1, whole genome shotgun sequence window:
- the LOC136511648 gene encoding uncharacterized protein: MKPKSLPFIAFEHKRDAYGFAVRPQHLQRYKEYAGIYKEEEEERSDRWKNFLERQPESSGQDAGDNAKGDGSESLHEKTVAGPRKIEIWTPIRSSLSNIEQMMSLRIEKKQSSAGKQQAKDGTHPVKVEEGKLSEDSDDEFYDVDKVDPSQEVQSSDTGNADPGSRNQEENFISKEELECLVHGGLPMALRGELWQAFVGTGARRVEGYYDSLAAEGELDNKCSDSPTSEGVHEKWIGQIDKDLPRTFPGHPALDEDGRNALRRLLIAYAKHNPSVGYCQAMNFFAGLLLLLMPEENAFWTLVGIMDDYFDGYFSEEMIESQVDQLVLEELVREKFPKLANHLDYLGLQVAWVTGPWFLSIFTNVLPWESVLRVWDVLLFDGNRVMLFRTALALLEFYGPALVTTKDAGDAVTLLQSLAGSTFDSSQLVLTARMGYQSVNETILQELSNKHRPPVISAMEERAKGLGVWTDTNGLASKLYNFKRDPEPLVSLSDSTDQLSDVGDGDANEESDPGNMDDEYGGVTVNSEIDSLPDPKDQVAWLKLELCRLLEERRSAVLRADELETALMEMVKQDNRRQLSAKVEQLEQEISELRQALSDKQEQEQAMFQVLMRVEQELKIAEEARISAEQDAAAQRYAANVLQEKYEEAMASLAHMENRAVMAETMLEATLQYQSSQQKALSPCPSPRPSMLDASPTQASQNSSQEFQPRRKNLLGPFSLSWRDKNKEKQNNADDSANTKFTNNDEMVETSNRDDEKQRETLDLDNEQRAESPKEDGKMRTETPEKDNDLPGVQLATDDLNGHHEQMQEIKLD, from the exons ATGAAGCCCAAGAGCCTCCCGTTCATCGCCTTCGAGCACAAGCG GGATGCATACGGCTTTGCTGTGCGGCCGCAACACCTGCAGCGTTACAAGGAGTACGCTGGCATCTACAAG gaggaagaggaggagaggtCTGATAGATGGAAGAATTTTCTGGAGAGGCAGCCTGAGTCATCTGGACAGGACGCTGGTGATAATGCTAAGGGTGATGGTTCTGAATCACTGCATGAGAAGACGGTGGCAGGGCCACGGAAGATCGAAATATGGACGCCAATCAGATCGTCCCTGAGCAACATTGAGCAGATGATGAGCCTGCGCATCGAGAAGAAGCAATCTTCTGCTGGCAAGCAGCAAGCAAAGGACGGAACCCATCCTGTGAAAGTTGAAGAGGGCAAGTTGTCAGAGGATTCAGATGACGAATTCTATGATGTAGATAAGGTTGATCCGAGCCAAGAAGTGCAGTCGAGTGATACTGGGAATGCTGATCCCGGAAGCAGGAATCAAgaagaaaatttcatttcaaaggAAGAGTTGGAGTGTCTGGTCCATGGTGGACTACCGATGGCTTTGAGGGGAGAG CTATGGCAAGCTTTTGTTGGTACTGGAGCTCGTAGGGTAGAAGGGTATTATGATAGTCTTGCAGCAGAGGGTGAATTAGATAACAAATGTTCAGATTCTCCAACCTCAGAAGGTGTTCATGAAAAGTGGATTGGGCAAATAGATAAG GACTTGCCCAGAACTTTTCCTGGTCATCCTGCTTTAGATGAGGATGGAAGAAATGCTTTGAGACGCTTGCTTATAGCTTATGCGAAACACAACCCATCAGTTGGTTACTGCCAG GCAATGAACTTTTTTGCTGGTCTCTTGCTTCTATTGATGCCAGAGGAGAATGCATTTTG GACATTGGTTGGGATTATGGATGACTATTTTGATGGCTACTTTTCTGAAGAAATGATCGAGTCACAG GTGGACCAGCTTGTTTTAGAGGAGTTAGTTCGAGAGAAGTTCCCTAAATTAG CAAATCACCTGGATTACCTTGGACTTCAAGTTGCATGGGTTACTGGGCCATGGTTCTTATCCATCTTCACAAATGTGCTTCCCTGGGAAAGTG TTCTCCGTGTTTGGGATGTGCTTTTGTTCGATGGAAACAGAGTAATGCTGTTCCGGACAGCTCTTGCGCTACTGGAGTTCTATG GCCCTGCACTTGTGACTACAAAAGATGCCGGTGATGCAGTTACCCTTTTGCAGTCTTTAGCTGGTTCCACTTTTGACAGCAGTCAGCTTGTCTTGACAGCTCGTATGGGATATCAATCCGTAAATGAAACAATATTGCAAGAACTGAGTAATAAACACCGCCCACCTGTTATATCTGCAATGGAAGAAAGAGCGAAAGGTCTAGGTGTTTGGACGGATACCAATGGTCTTGCATCAAAACTGTATAACTTTAAACGTGACCCTGAACCACTGGTTTCTTTAAGCGATTCAACAGACCAGTTGAGTGATGTGGGAGATGGGGATGCCAATGAAGAAAGTGATCCTGGAAACATGGATGACGAGTATGGTGGCGTGACAGTGAATTCTGAGATTGATTCTTTGCCTGATCCAAAGGACCAG GTTGCCTGGCTGAAGTTGGAGTTGTGCCGACTACTAGAGGAGAGAAGATCAGCTGTTCTCAG AGCTGATGAACTAGAAACAGCACTTATGGAAATGGTTAAGCAAGACAATAGGCGCCAATTAAGTGCAAAG GTTGAGCAGTTGGAACAAGAAATATCTGAACTAAGACAGGCCCTATCAGACAAGCAGGAACAGGAGCAAGCAATGTTTCAG GTCCTGATGCGTGTCGAACAAGAACTGAAAATTGCAGAGGAAGCTCGCATCTCAGCCGAGCAGGATGCTGCTGCTCAGAGATACGCAGCAAATGTTCTACAG GAAAAGTACGAAGAAGCTATGGCTTCACTTGCCCACATGGAGAACAGAGCTGTAATGGCAGAAACAATGTTAGAGGCTACACTGCAGTACCAATCTAGCCAGCAGAAAGCACTGTCCCCTTGCCCTTCTCCAAG ACCATCAATGCTCGATGCGTCCCCTACTCAGGCAAGCCAGAATTCATCACAGGAGTTCCAGCCAAGAAGGAAAAACTTGCTTGGTCCATTTTCCCTGAGTTGGCGTGATAAGAACAAG GAAAAGCAGAACAATGCTGATGACTCTGCGAACACAAAGTTTACCAATAATGATGAAATGGTAGAAACCTCCAACAGAGATGATGAGAAGCAGAGAGAAACACTAGATCTAGATAACGAGCAAAGAGCAGAATCACCCAAAGAAGATGGCAAGATGAGAACAGAGACGCCTGAGAAAGACAACGATCTGCCAGGGGTCCAACTAGCCACGGACGATTTGAATGGGCACCATGAACAAATGCAAGAAATAAAACTGGATTGA